From a region of the Terriglobales bacterium genome:
- a CDS encoding LysM peptidoglycan-binding domain-containing protein gives MADLNALRSKYNPVIEAITRFGGSVQATDLHGDKLYLKATVPSELAKNRVWDAIKQVDPTYGDLEHDIASTGGQQTYTIQAGDNLSKISKMFYGNANQYMKIAQANNIADPNVIRAGATLVIPQ, from the coding sequence ATGGCCGATTTGAACGCCCTGAGAAGCAAATACAACCCAGTCATCGAGGCAATCACGAGATTCGGCGGCAGCGTACAGGCGACCGACCTGCACGGCGACAAGCTTTACCTGAAAGCCACAGTTCCGTCGGAGCTTGCCAAGAACCGCGTTTGGGACGCGATCAAGCAGGTTGACCCCACGTATGGCGATCTGGAGCATGACATCGCCAGCACAGGTGGGCAGCAGACTTACACGATCCAGGCAGGCGACAATCTCTCCAAGATCAGCAAAATGTTTTACGGAAACGCCAACCAGTACATGAAAATTGCTCAAGCCAACAATATTGCCGATCCCAACGTAATTCGCGCCGGGGCCACCCTGGTGATTCCGCAGTAA
- a CDS encoding M23 family metallopeptidase — protein sequence MLNLVVLLVLIGSAASGLAQVSQVSARRQGANSGHAPAAASSQIFPAPIPGQVTWAPAPLVNGSPCLFVFRTQTELASLRGKWLGHDVYFSRPASGDAWYGIAGVDQNIPPGAYELQLEAVKSDGAPGQFTQLVEVSAIIYRSEVLRVPERFVKPTPEMQKRIEEDRQLKQRVFSQITQAAEWSGSFIAPVDTQVSEGFGTRRVFNGEVKSVHQGMDFHARPGTPVLAANSGQVVLASNLFYEGNCVVIDHGQGLFTLYMHLSEIQTEVGQQIKRGQVIGLSGATGRATGPHLHMAVRWEGVYLDPARLLAISMPELR from the coding sequence GTGCTGAATCTGGTGGTCTTGCTGGTCCTGATCGGAAGTGCTGCGAGCGGCCTGGCCCAAGTATCCCAGGTTAGCGCCCGACGGCAGGGAGCGAACTCGGGGCACGCACCGGCAGCGGCATCGTCCCAGATTTTTCCAGCGCCCATTCCTGGACAGGTTACGTGGGCGCCCGCTCCTCTGGTAAATGGCTCTCCCTGCCTCTTCGTTTTCCGCACTCAAACCGAGCTCGCATCTCTACGCGGCAAGTGGCTCGGTCACGATGTTTATTTCTCTCGCCCGGCGAGTGGCGATGCCTGGTATGGGATTGCGGGGGTGGATCAGAACATTCCCCCGGGCGCTTACGAATTGCAACTGGAGGCTGTGAAAAGCGACGGCGCCCCCGGCCAGTTCACTCAGCTGGTAGAGGTGAGCGCAATCATCTACAGAAGCGAAGTGCTGCGCGTGCCGGAACGGTTCGTGAAGCCGACGCCAGAGATGCAGAAGCGCATCGAAGAAGACCGTCAGCTGAAGCAGCGAGTCTTCAGCCAGATTACGCAGGCTGCGGAATGGTCGGGAAGCTTTATTGCTCCGGTGGACACGCAAGTCTCAGAGGGATTCGGAACGCGGCGCGTATTCAACGGTGAGGTCAAGAGCGTGCATCAGGGAATGGATTTCCACGCCCGCCCGGGCACGCCGGTATTGGCGGCAAACTCCGGACAAGTGGTGCTGGCCAGCAATCTGTTCTACGAAGGCAATTGCGTAGTGATCGATCACGGCCAGGGGCTGTTCACCTTGTACATGCATCTGTCGGAGATCCAGACGGAGGTGGGTCAGCAGATCAAGCGCGGGCAGGTGATCGGCCTGAGCGGAGCCACCGGCCGCGCCACCGGACCTCATCTGCATATGGCGGTACGGTGGGAGGGAGTGTATCTGGATCCAGCGCGGCTGCTGGCGATCAGTATGCCGGAACTGCGGTAG